One Tamlana carrageenivorans genomic region harbors:
- a CDS encoding DMT family transporter, which translates to METTKKQFWYGVLIGILGVVLFSSKAVMVKLAYGYHVDAISILLLRMLFSFPIYVGIAIAYRNKNTEATLVKKDYLWLCFFGVVGYYLASYFDFVGLKYIKASLERIILFLYPTIVLILNRVFLKRPITKIQAMAIALTYLGVVITFWDEVTLSGTETFIGAAFVLLSAITYATYLVGSGWLIPKFGVVQFTAYAMMVSCICVFVHYSLVSEVDLFSFSWQVYVLGFVIAMFATVIPSFLVSTSIKMISSSNFAIVAGIGPISTIILAAIFLNEILTGLQWFGALVVIAGILIVSLKKGK; encoded by the coding sequence ATGGAAACAACAAAAAAACAATTTTGGTACGGAGTGCTTATTGGTATTTTAGGGGTCGTCCTATTTTCATCAAAAGCGGTTATGGTTAAATTAGCCTATGGCTATCATGTTGATGCTATAAGTATTCTATTGTTAAGAATGCTGTTTTCTTTTCCTATTTATGTAGGTATTGCTATCGCTTATAGAAATAAAAACACTGAGGCCACTTTGGTGAAAAAGGACTATTTATGGTTGTGTTTTTTCGGTGTGGTGGGCTATTATTTGGCGAGTTACTTTGATTTCGTCGGACTTAAATATATTAAGGCGAGTTTAGAACGTATTATCTTGTTTTTATACCCTACTATCGTTTTAATTTTAAACCGTGTGTTTTTAAAAAGGCCTATCACTAAAATTCAGGCCATGGCTATCGCTTTAACTTACTTAGGCGTTGTGATAACGTTTTGGGATGAAGTAACTTTATCAGGAACTGAAACCTTCATCGGAGCGGCTTTTGTATTGCTTAGTGCGATTACATATGCCACTTATTTAGTAGGTAGCGGTTGGTTAATACCGAAATTTGGCGTGGTACAGTTTACGGCTTATGCCATGATGGTGTCGTGCATTTGTGTATTTGTGCATTACAGTTTGGTTTCAGAGGTGGATTTATTTAGTTTTTCATGGCAAGTGTATGTCTTAGGTTTTGTAATAGCCATGTTTGCAACGGTAATACCTTCGTTTTTAGTCTCTACGTCTATTAAAATGATTAGCTCATCAAACTTTGCTATTGTGGCGGGAATAGGGCCAATTTCAACCATCATATTAGCTGCGATCTTTTTAAATGAAATTTTAACGGGTTTACAGTGGTTTGGTGCTTTAGTGGTTATTGCTGGAATATTAATAGTGTCCTTAAAGAAAGGGAAGTGA
- a CDS encoding DNA topoisomerase IV subunit B, whose amino-acid sequence MAENSNYTEDNIRSLDWKEHIRMRPGMYIGKLGDGSSPDDGIYILLKEVLDNSIDEYVMGAGKTIEISIQGTKVTVRDYGRGIPLGKVVDVVSKMNTGGKYDSKAFKKSVGLNGVGTKAVNALSSFFRVESTRDSKSASAEFEQGNLINEEFLEETSRRKGTKVSFIPDDIIFKNYKFRSEYIVKMLKNYVYLNPGLTIVFNGEKYYSEHGLKDLLSENINDTDRLYPIIHLKGDDIEIALTHSKTQYSEEYHSFVNGQNTTQGGTHLNAFRESLVKTIREFYGKNYDASDVRKSVVSAIAIKVMEPVFESQTKTKLGSTDMGGELPTVRTYINDFVKRYLDNYLHKNPDTADKLQRKILQAERERKELSGIRKLAKDRAKKASLHNKKLRDCRVHFGDTKNPRNLETTLFITEGDSASGSITKSRDVNTQAVFSLKGKPLNCYGLTKKIVYENEEFNLLQAALNIEESLEDLRYNNVVIATDADVDGMHIRLLLITFFLQFFPEVIKEGHLYILQTPLFRVRNKKETIYCYSEEERKKAIEKLKPKPEITRFKGLGEISPDEFKHFIGEDIRLDPIMLDHNMSIEDLLEFYMGKNTPSRQEFIIENLKVELDIIE is encoded by the coding sequence ATGGCAGAAAACTCTAACTATACCGAAGACAATATTCGTTCATTAGACTGGAAAGAGCATATTCGTATGCGACCTGGAATGTATATTGGAAAATTAGGTGATGGGTCTTCGCCAGATGATGGAATTTATATACTTCTTAAAGAGGTGCTCGACAACTCCATTGACGAGTATGTCATGGGAGCTGGAAAAACGATTGAAATTTCTATTCAAGGAACGAAAGTTACGGTGCGCGATTATGGTCGTGGTATTCCTCTAGGGAAAGTTGTAGACGTAGTTTCCAAAATGAATACTGGTGGTAAGTACGATTCCAAAGCCTTCAAAAAATCGGTGGGTTTAAATGGTGTTGGTACCAAAGCGGTTAATGCCTTATCCTCATTTTTTAGAGTAGAATCTACACGTGATAGTAAAAGCGCTTCCGCGGAATTCGAACAAGGTAACCTTATAAATGAAGAGTTTTTAGAAGAAACTTCGCGTAGAAAAGGAACCAAAGTATCTTTCATTCCGGATGATATCATTTTCAAAAATTATAAGTTCAGAAGTGAATATATAGTGAAAATGCTTAAAAATTATGTGTACCTAAATCCAGGTTTAACCATAGTTTTTAATGGTGAAAAATATTATAGCGAACACGGTTTAAAGGATTTACTGAGCGAAAATATTAATGATACCGATCGTTTATATCCTATCATTCATCTAAAAGGCGATGATATTGAAATCGCGCTTACTCATAGTAAAACGCAGTACAGTGAAGAATATCATTCATTTGTAAACGGACAAAATACCACTCAAGGTGGAACACATCTAAATGCTTTTAGAGAGTCGCTCGTAAAAACCATAAGAGAATTTTATGGTAAAAATTACGATGCTTCCGATGTAAGGAAATCGGTAGTAAGTGCCATTGCCATAAAGGTGATGGAACCTGTTTTCGAAAGTCAGACCAAAACAAAATTGGGGTCTACCGATATGGGTGGCGAATTGCCAACGGTAAGGACCTATATTAACGATTTCGTAAAGCGGTACTTAGATAACTATCTGCATAAAAATCCAGACACTGCCGATAAGCTTCAGCGTAAAATTTTACAAGCCGAGCGTGAGCGAAAAGAGTTATCGGGTATACGAAAGTTAGCTAAAGACCGTGCTAAAAAAGCCAGTCTTCACAATAAAAAACTAAGAGATTGTCGCGTTCATTTTGGTGACACTAAAAATCCAAGAAACTTAGAAACCACTTTGTTTATTACCGAGGGAGATTCGGCTTCTGGTAGTATCACAAAATCACGAGATGTAAACACTCAAGCCGTTTTTAGTTTAAAAGGGAAACCGCTAAACTGTTACGGGCTCACCAAAAAAATTGTTTACGAAAATGAAGAGTTTAATCTGCTTCAAGCAGCATTAAATATAGAAGAATCATTAGAAGATTTACGTTATAATAATGTAGTGATTGCTACCGATGCCGATGTTGATGGGATGCACATCCGTTTGTTATTGATAACATTTTTCTTGCAGTTTTTTCCAGAGGTGATTAAAGAAGGCCATTTGTATATCTTACAAACGCCTTTATTTCGTGTAAGAAATAAGAAAGAAACCATTTATTGCTATTCTGAAGAAGAACGCAAAAAAGCCATAGAAAAACTTAAACCAAAACCTGAAATTACTCGATTTAAAGGTTTGGGTGAAATTTCTCCAGATGAGTTTAAACATTTTATTGGGGAAGATATTCGTTTAGATCCCATTATGTTAGATCATAACATGTCTATCGAAGATTTACTAGAGTTTTATATGGGAAAAAACACACCGTCTAGACAGGAATTTATTATTGAAAACTTGAAAGTTGAGTTGGATATTATAGAGTAA
- a CDS encoding rubredoxin, translating to MEEPYRIKINGGVLSPGELKYICEAAESLGLDAISFGSRQDIIFPEQIDESKFDQFSKIQFIKPKRDGIQNIASSYVSAEILPSTSWLTSDRYLYILEQFKHKLKLRVNITDPRQRLVPLFTGNVNFIASDHEDYWYLYVRLPGWKKTLMYPALIYSWDMDKIEIAIENILQEEPETIETVFDLVSDAVDTNNRTVDKPLEVPFYPFPYYEGMNRIGTDRYWLGLYWRNNRYDLKFLKAMCELCSDNKIGKISITPWKSFIVKGIPLKAKLQWEKFLGKFGINVRHSMLEMNWHLPVNDREALNLKKYLVTNFDQNDISTYGLTFGITSYESDTYNFTSIVIEKNKQPDIIGDFKIRDTYNLLYAKNFDPNTQQYIMHVQDVDKVELPGLLMELSQLYFEQLGTEREEEEVSVIKKERSEEEVYQCSECLTVYNEIYGDVTQDIAPNTPFKKLEDTYECSLCEAPKSSFEKKVLVK from the coding sequence ATGGAAGAACCATATAGAATTAAGATAAATGGAGGTGTGTTGTCTCCAGGTGAATTAAAATATATTTGTGAAGCAGCCGAAAGTTTAGGCTTAGATGCGATTTCATTTGGTTCTCGCCAAGATATTATTTTTCCAGAGCAAATTGATGAAAGCAAATTCGATCAGTTTAGTAAAATCCAGTTTATAAAACCAAAACGCGATGGTATCCAGAATATCGCTTCATCTTATGTATCTGCCGAAATATTACCGAGTACCTCTTGGTTAACAAGTGACCGCTACCTGTATATTTTAGAGCAGTTTAAACATAAATTAAAACTAAGGGTTAATATTACCGATCCTAGACAACGACTAGTGCCTTTATTTACTGGAAATGTAAATTTTATCGCTTCCGATCATGAAGATTACTGGTATTTATATGTTAGACTTCCAGGTTGGAAAAAAACATTGATGTATCCTGCGCTTATTTATAGCTGGGATATGGATAAAATTGAAATCGCCATTGAAAATATTTTACAAGAGGAACCTGAAACCATTGAAACGGTTTTCGATTTGGTAAGTGATGCTGTCGATACGAATAATAGAACAGTTGATAAGCCGCTAGAAGTGCCTTTCTATCCTTTCCCTTATTATGAAGGGATGAATCGTATTGGTACCGATCGTTATTGGTTAGGCTTGTATTGGAGAAATAATCGCTATGATTTAAAATTCCTAAAGGCGATGTGTGAGCTGTGTTCGGATAATAAGATTGGTAAAATCTCGATCACACCATGGAAATCTTTTATCGTAAAAGGTATTCCGTTGAAAGCGAAATTACAATGGGAAAAGTTTTTAGGGAAATTCGGAATCAATGTGCGTCATTCCATGCTGGAAATGAACTGGCACTTGCCGGTAAACGATAGAGAAGCCTTAAATCTTAAAAAATACTTGGTGACTAATTTCGACCAAAATGATATTAGTACCTACGGACTCACCTTCGGAATTACAAGTTATGAAAGTGATACCTATAATTTTACCTCCATTGTTATTGAAAAAAACAAACAACCAGATATTATAGGGGATTTTAAAATTAGAGATACCTATAATTTATTATATGCTAAGAATTTCGATCCGAACACCCAACAATATATCATGCATGTTCAAGATGTAGATAAGGTGGAATTGCCTGGTTTATTAATGGAATTAAGTCAGTTGTACTTCGAACAATTAGGAACCGAACGCGAAGAGGAAGAGGTGAGCGTTATTAAAAAGGAACGTAGCGAAGAGGAGGTTTATCAATGTTCGGAATGTTTAACGGTTTACAATGAGATTTATGGCGATGTTACGCAGGATATTGCGCCTAACACCCCTTTTAAAAAATTAGAGGATACTTATGAATGTTCCCTTTGTGAGGCTCCTAAAAGTAGTTTTGAAAAGAAAGTATTAGTCAAATAG
- a CDS encoding endonuclease/exonuclease/phosphatase family protein produces the protein MNLFKSTYVVLRSIIAIVIPLLLVFGCVITRYVENVWSLIFSVVLPVLVVLNGFLFVVFILLKSKRAFFLGFALVLYSCTHVFFFKYNFDNQSIETENLSVLTYNVRGGGGAGHTSDRTQMKPRIKALTNFINNQDADVVLFQESWSVRKNSFENYPYVFVGKRRGISKSLQVILSKFPIVHTGYIDFPNTANNAMFADIQYNDVLIRIYNVHLQSFSMEVDSKFFTKKSLESVYPKINVAQKMKSAQTQLLLENIKGFQGRHIVAGDFNTTPFSKTYHSISQGRQDTFLEKGSGLGGTYHLLGYPMRLDYVLPDNSFQIVAHENFNLKWSDHEPILVQLTVNKSSN, from the coding sequence TTGAATCTCTTTAAAAGCACCTATGTCGTGCTTCGTAGTATTATTGCTATTGTAATACCGCTACTTCTTGTTTTTGGTTGTGTCATTACTCGGTATGTCGAGAATGTATGGTCTTTAATTTTTTCTGTTGTACTTCCTGTTCTTGTTGTTTTAAATGGATTCCTTTTTGTAGTATTTATTTTACTTAAATCGAAGCGTGCCTTTTTTTTAGGGTTTGCTTTAGTGCTATATAGTTGTACTCATGTGTTTTTTTTCAAATATAATTTTGATAATCAAAGTATAGAAACTGAGAATCTGTCTGTATTAACTTATAATGTGAGAGGCGGTGGTGGTGCTGGTCATACTTCCGATCGGACACAAATGAAGCCGAGAATTAAAGCGTTAACCAATTTTATCAATAATCAAGATGCAGATGTTGTCTTGTTTCAGGAGTCTTGGTCGGTACGGAAAAATAGCTTTGAAAACTACCCATATGTTTTCGTAGGAAAACGTCGCGGCATTAGCAAATCTTTACAAGTTATTCTGTCTAAGTTTCCCATTGTACATACGGGTTATATCGATTTTCCTAATACAGCTAATAATGCCATGTTTGCCGATATTCAATACAACGATGTGCTTATTAGAATTTACAACGTGCATTTGCAATCGTTTAGCATGGAAGTGGATTCTAAGTTTTTTACAAAAAAAAGCTTAGAGTCGGTTTACCCTAAAATAAATGTGGCGCAAAAAATGAAAAGCGCGCAAACCCAATTATTACTTGAAAATATAAAAGGCTTCCAAGGAAGACATATTGTAGCAGGTGATTTTAATACCACACCTTTTTCTAAAACCTATCATTCTATAAGTCAAGGTAGGCAAGACACCTTTCTCGAAAAGGGTTCTGGTTTAGGTGGTACTTATCACTTACTAGGATACCCCATGCGCCTAGATTATGTGTTGCCTGATAATAGTTTTCAAATAGTGGCTCATGAAAATTTCAATTTAAAATGGTCAGATCATGAGCCTATATTGGTTCAATTAACTGTTAACAAGTCATCAAATTAA
- a CDS encoding carboxypeptidase-like regulatory domain-containing protein gives MKKLIYSPVFLLFVLFLFGANTIIAQEDDTKEHFKEIEGKVIDAETNNDLIFADIVLENSNISTVSNSDGHFTLKIPKTYADGHIAISYLGYEKIVLPISDFEKHLKVKLKPVNTTLDVVQILTTPKKAEAVVLNCLSKKSSLYSNENTLMTAFYRETIKKRRKNASLSEAVVQIHKQPYNNVKSDYIELVKARKTTNYKRLDTIALKLQGGPFSNLYTDMIKYPEYIFTPETMPMYDFNFDKSTKINERIIYVINFKQKADITTPLFYGKLFIDAETYALTNAVYSLNVTNKVLSSEMFVRKKPRKADVYPIETAYRVNYRTKDGKWHYAYSNISLTFKVDWEGKLFNSTYTLNSEMAVTDWEIAESKLAKNRSQVLRPTTILTEKASGFSDPRFWGAYNIIEPEKSIQSAIKKIQKQLKRT, from the coding sequence ATGAAAAAACTAATCTATTCCCCTGTCTTTTTGTTGTTTGTTCTTTTCCTTTTTGGAGCAAACACCATAATTGCACAGGAAGACGACACTAAAGAACACTTCAAAGAAATTGAAGGCAAAGTTATTGATGCAGAGACGAATAATGATTTAATTTTTGCGGATATTGTTCTCGAAAACTCGAATATTAGCACCGTAAGTAACAGCGACGGGCATTTCACATTAAAAATACCTAAAACATACGCTGATGGCCATATTGCCATCTCTTACTTGGGCTACGAAAAAATTGTTCTTCCGATTTCCGATTTTGAAAAACACCTAAAAGTAAAACTGAAACCCGTTAACACCACTTTAGACGTTGTTCAAATTTTAACCACTCCTAAAAAAGCCGAAGCAGTAGTTTTAAATTGTTTAAGCAAAAAGAGTAGTTTGTATAGTAATGAAAACACTTTAATGACGGCATTTTACCGCGAAACTATAAAAAAGCGCAGAAAAAACGCCTCACTGTCTGAAGCTGTTGTTCAAATCCATAAACAACCGTATAATAATGTAAAAAGTGATTATATCGAATTGGTGAAAGCACGCAAAACAACAAACTACAAAAGGTTGGATACCATTGCTCTCAAATTACAAGGCGGACCTTTTAGTAATTTGTATACCGATATGATTAAATATCCAGAATACATTTTTACCCCAGAAACCATGCCTATGTATGACTTTAATTTTGATAAGTCTACAAAAATAAATGAGCGTATAATATATGTCATTAACTTCAAACAAAAGGCTGATATTACAACACCACTGTTTTACGGTAAACTTTTTATTGATGCCGAAACCTACGCCTTAACAAACGCGGTTTACAGTTTAAATGTAACTAACAAAGTATTATCGAGTGAAATGTTTGTTAGAAAAAAACCAAGAAAAGCCGATGTTTACCCTATTGAAACGGCTTACCGTGTAAATTATAGAACAAAGGATGGTAAATGGCATTATGCTTACAGTAATATTTCATTAACTTTTAAAGTCGATTGGGAAGGCAAATTATTTAATAGTACGTATACCTTAAATAGTGAAATGGCCGTAACAGATTGGGAAATTGCAGAGTCGAAACTAGCAAAAAATAGAAGTCAGGTTTTAAGACCCACCACTATTTTAACCGAAAAAGCTTCAGGCTTTTCAGATCCTAGATTTTGGGGTGCTTACAATATTATAGAGCCTGAAAAATCGATTCAATCGGCCATTAAAAAAATTCAGAAACAGTTGAAGCGAACCTAG
- a CDS encoding DNA gyrase/topoisomerase IV subunit A, producing the protein MIENGDDLINEQDEPQETITRVTGMYKDWFLDYASYVILERAVPAIEDGFKPVQRRIMHSMKDLDDGRYNKVANIVGHTMQYHPHGDASIADAMVQIGQKDLLIDTQGNWGNILTGDRAAASRYIEARISKFGLDVVYNPKITEWQASYDGRRKEPINLPVMFPLLLAQGGEGIAVGLSTKILPHNFIELIDASIKQLQGKRFTILPDFPTGGVADFSNYNDGLRGGKVRVRARISQLDKNTLVITEIPFGTTTSSLIDSILKANDKGKIKIKKIEDNTAAEVEILVHLPTGLSPDKTIDALYAFTSCESSISPLGCVIEDNKPLFIGVTEMLRRSTDNTVQLLKQDLEIKLGEFEEQWHFASLERIFIENRIYRDIEEEETWKGVISAIDKGLKPHIKHLKRAVTEDDIVRLTEIRIKRISKFDIDKAQQKIEALEEQIAEIKHHLAHLTDYAIAYFTRLKKEYGEGRERKTEIRVFDDVDATKVVIRNTKLYVNRAEGFIGTSLRRDEYVCDCSDIDDIIVFTKQGVMMVTKVDSKTFIGKDIIHVAVFKKKDKRTIYNMIYRDGKSGPSYIKRFAVTSVTRDREYDLTNGTKGSTCLYFSANPNGEAEVVTVLLRQAGSIKKLKWDIDFADILIKGRVSKGNLVTKYPVKRVELKEKGVSTLKPRKIWFDDTVQRLNVDGRGELIGEFRGEDKLLIITQSGMVKTVTPEVTMHFDDNMIVMEKWQPKKPISVVYYNGEKELYYVKRFVIEQEGKEEMFIPDDPKSQLEIVSTDWRPMAEVVFAKERGKDRKDNLEVNLEEFIAIKGIGALGNQLTKDKVNQVNLMEPLPFEAPQEVHADDIEVVDETEVSDSENSKDDETQTKLF; encoded by the coding sequence ATGATTGAAAACGGCGACGATTTAATTAACGAACAAGACGAACCTCAAGAAACCATTACCCGAGTTACGGGAATGTATAAAGATTGGTTTTTAGATTATGCTTCTTACGTTATTTTAGAACGTGCTGTTCCTGCTATTGAAGACGGTTTTAAACCCGTTCAGCGTCGTATCATGCATTCCATGAAAGATTTGGATGATGGACGTTATAACAAAGTAGCCAATATCGTTGGTCATACCATGCAATACCATCCTCATGGTGATGCCAGTATTGCCGATGCCATGGTTCAAATCGGGCAGAAAGATTTATTAATTGATACCCAAGGAAACTGGGGGAATATTTTAACGGGCGACCGTGCTGCGGCCTCCCGTTATATCGAAGCTCGAATTTCTAAGTTCGGGCTCGATGTGGTTTATAACCCTAAGATTACCGAATGGCAAGCGAGTTACGATGGCCGTAGAAAAGAACCTATTAACTTGCCCGTTATGTTTCCGTTGTTGCTGGCACAAGGCGGAGAAGGAATTGCGGTTGGACTTTCTACAAAAATATTACCACATAATTTTATTGAACTTATTGATGCTTCAATAAAACAATTACAAGGCAAACGCTTTACTATTTTACCTGATTTTCCAACAGGAGGCGTTGCCGATTTTTCAAATTATAATGACGGATTAAGAGGCGGAAAGGTGCGTGTACGTGCTCGAATTTCGCAACTCGATAAGAATACTTTAGTCATTACCGAAATACCTTTTGGAACCACAACATCTTCGTTAATCGATTCTATTTTAAAGGCGAATGATAAAGGTAAAATCAAAATTAAAAAGATTGAAGACAATACGGCGGCAGAAGTTGAAATTCTAGTGCATCTTCCAACGGGATTATCGCCAGATAAAACCATAGATGCCTTATATGCTTTTACAAGTTGTGAGTCGTCTATCTCGCCATTGGGTTGTGTTATTGAAGATAACAAACCTTTATTTATTGGTGTTACAGAAATGCTTCGTCGTTCCACAGATAATACGGTGCAACTTCTAAAACAAGACCTCGAAATTAAATTAGGTGAGTTTGAAGAACAATGGCATTTTGCATCCTTGGAGCGTATTTTTATTGAAAATAGAATTTATCGCGATATTGAAGAGGAAGAAACCTGGAAAGGGGTTATTTCAGCTATTGATAAGGGATTAAAACCACATATTAAACACTTAAAACGCGCGGTAACTGAAGACGATATTGTGCGCTTAACCGAAATTCGTATCAAGCGTATCTCTAAATTTGATATTGATAAAGCACAGCAAAAAATTGAAGCCCTAGAGGAACAAATTGCTGAAATTAAGCATCACCTGGCACACCTTACCGATTATGCTATCGCTTATTTCACTAGGCTTAAAAAGGAATACGGTGAAGGTAGAGAGCGTAAAACAGAAATTAGAGTTTTCGATGATGTTGATGCAACTAAAGTGGTGATTCGAAATACAAAACTTTATGTAAATCGTGCAGAAGGGTTTATAGGAACCTCATTACGTCGTGACGAATACGTTTGCGATTGTAGTGATATTGACGATATTATTGTGTTTACCAAACAAGGGGTAATGATGGTCACCAAAGTGGACTCCAAAACCTTTATAGGTAAAGACATTATTCATGTCGCCGTTTTTAAGAAGAAGGACAAGCGCACCATTTATAATATGATTTATCGCGATGGAAAAAGCGGCCCTTCCTATATAAAACGTTTCGCGGTGACTAGTGTAACCCGTGATCGAGAATACGATCTCACTAACGGTACTAAAGGGTCTACTTGTTTGTATTTTTCTGCAAACCCAAATGGAGAGGCAGAAGTGGTTACCGTATTGCTTCGTCAGGCGGGCAGTATTAAAAAGCTTAAATGGGATATCGATTTTGCCGATATTCTTATTAAAGGCAGGGTGTCTAAAGGTAATTTAGTTACTAAATATCCTGTAAAGCGTGTAGAACTTAAGGAAAAAGGCGTTTCAACCTTAAAACCTCGTAAAATATGGTTTGATGATACCGTTCAACGCTTAAATGTTGATGGTCGTGGCGAATTGATAGGGGAGTTTAGAGGGGAAGATAAACTACTTATTATCACGCAATCGGGCATGGTAAAAACGGTTACACCGGAAGTAACTATGCATTTTGATGATAATATGATTGTCATGGAAAAATGGCAGCCTAAAAAACCAATTTCGGTGGTTTATTACAATGGTGAAAAAGAATTGTATTATGTGAAACGTTTCGTAATTGAGCAAGAAGGTAAGGAGGAAATGTTTATTCCAGACGATCCAAAATCACAATTAGAAATCGTTTCAACAGATTGGCGTCCTATGGCCGAAGTTGTTTTTGCTAAAGAACGCGGAAAAGACCGTAAAGACAATCTAGAAGTCAATCTAGAGGAATTTATAGCCATTAAAGGTATTGGTGCTCTAGGTAACCAATTAACTAAGGATAAAGTGAATCAAGTGAATTTAATGGAACCATTGCCTTTTGAGGCACCCCAGGAGGTTCATGCCGATGATATAGAGGTGGTTGACGAAACTGAAGTGTCTGATTCTGAAAATTCTAAGGATGATGAAACCCAAACCAAATTATTCTAA